The DNA segment CAGGTAGCGCGGCAGGGTGGTGCTCATCAGGTGCGGCCAGATGTTCTCGTCCGGGGAAAATGCCAGGTAAATAACGGCAAGCACGGGTAGAGCGACAATAGCGGTAATCAGTGCTGCGGCGATCAGCCAGCGTTTAGAGGTGCGCTTGATGTACAGAGGTTGAGCCGGAGCAATGTTGGCACCGGTGGTAGCTTCAGGCATGTGGATCCTTCTGATTCAGCCCGACACAGAGGCTGAAAAGCGATGAACCGTTGAACAAGACGGGCTCAAAATGATGATGAAAAGAATTCAGATTTTAGACAGCTGAAGGCTTGCCTGCAAGCAAACCGGCGGCAGGAAGTGACTGCCGCCGGTTGTTTTTCGATTAAACGGACTTATTCGCCGTCAAAATCTACACGGTCGACCAGTTTTACAGCGGCGTTGCGATTGTCAGCAATTTCCTGCAATGAAATGGAGTCTGGATTGATTTCGCCCCACTCGGCAACCATACCCACAGGCTTAACATTCGGGTTAGCCGGGTATTCTGCGTTCGCTTCGGCGTAAATGCGCTGGGCTTCTGCTGAAGACAGGAACTCCATTAATTTAATGGCGTTGTCTTTGTTTGGTGCGCTTTTGGTCAGGGCAATGCTGCTGATATTGATATGGGTGCCGCGGCCGTCGGCGTTGGGGAATACCAGACGCACAGCTTCGGCGGCTTCGCGTTCGTTTTCATCTTGCAGCATGTTGCCGTAGTAGTAGCTGTTACCAATGGCAACGTCACACACGCCGGCTGCAATGGCCTTAATCTGATCGCGATCGCCGCCTTGGGGTTTGCGTGCCAGATTGTCTTTTACGCCTGCCAGCCACGTTTCGGTGTCTGCTTCACCGTGGTGAGCAATCATCGATGAGATCAGTGCGATGTTGTAAGGGTGTTTGCCGCTGCGGGTACAAATGCGGTTGTCCCACTTGCTGTCTGCCAGGTCTTCGTAAGTGGTGATTGCACCTTCTTCAACACGGTCTTTGGAGGTGTAGATCAAACGGCCACGGGTTGTCAGTGCGAACCACTGG comes from the Marinobacter psychrophilus genome and includes:
- a CDS encoding Fe(3+) ABC transporter substrate-binding protein, whose product is MRLKLAATAAIALTAMPMAAFADGEVNIYSYRQAYLLEPLLNAFEKETGIESNVVFAKQGLAERLDREGRNSPADVVMTVDISRIDELVERNLLQGITDNEILNKNIPENLRHPDGQWFALTTRGRLIYTSKDRVEEGAITTYEDLADSKWDNRICTRSGKHPYNIALISSMIAHHGEADTETWLAGVKDNLARKPQGGDRDQIKAIAAGVCDVAIGNSYYYGNMLQDENEREAAEAVRLVFPNADGRGTHINISSIALTKSAPNKDNAIKLMEFLSSAEAQRIYAEANAEYPANPNVKPVGMVAEWGEINPDSISLQEIADNRNAAVKLVDRVDFDGE